CTAAATTATTTGCAGAATGCTTAATAGCTTTGTTCAGACTAGAATGTGGATTAAAATCAGGTTCATATTCTCCTATAACTGCAATCTCTATCATTTCTTTTTTCCTCCTTAAAAATTTTTTATCTTAAAGTTGCGTGGTCTTTCACATAACGTCCCGCAGGTTCGCGACGTCCCCATCAACACTCCTTACCTCTAATTAAAAATACAAGCTCACATAAGTCAGCCTCACTTTCACTTATCCTCGCTAGGTGGGATGTAGCTAATCCGCTGTTAGGTGAAGTTGACCAACCACCATTAATCAGAAAATTCTTCTTTCATTTTTTTAGCCCATGCTAATGATTTCTTTGAATCTCCTAAATATCTGTTAACTTTTGAAATCCTCATAAATCCTCCAATTGGCTTAGAAGTAGCACCAATAATTAATCCCCCTTGGACATTCTCTGTAAAATTACCTTGAACTAACATATTATTATTGGTTATTAACATATGGTCTTCATCTATTAAAATTTCTACACCATTACAAAGAAATCTGCCTTTTTTAATACTAATCTTATTAGGTGGTTCAAATGTTATTCTGATTAAAAATTTTCTTGCTTTTTCTCGAACAGTAAGAGTTTGTCCTACTAACTCAATATCCCAAGGGCTAGTTGAATATACAAGTTCATTATTACTTATTTGTAGCACTAAATTATTAAACTTATCAAATAAATTAATATTTAGAAATAATTGATTATCCTCTAAAACAAACCCCACTAATGGAATTCCATCAATAATTAAAGGGATCATTTCAGTAATCTGGCTTTTGATATTTGCAGAAAAAACATTTCCGCCAATATCTACTTCA
The genomic region above belongs to Orenia metallireducens and contains:
- a CDS encoding HNH endonuclease signature motif containing protein, with translation MSNKNNSRNIPLPIKREVRQRCGFGCVICGFPLYEYDHMKEWSKVQEHKAEDITLLCDKHHKEVTTGLLPREKVFEANKNPYNLRKGSSSPLSLHFDDNSCEVDIGGNVFSANIKSQITEMIPLIIDGIPLVGFVLEDNQLFLNINLFDKFNNLVLQISNNELVYSTSPWDIELVGQTLTVREKARKFLIRITFEPPNKISIKKGRFLCNGVEILIDEDHMLITNNNMLVQGNFTENVQGGLIIGATSKPIGGFMRISKVNRYLGDSKKSLAWAKKMKEEFSD